ACTTGGATATAAATGAACTTGTAATACAAATGCTTTCTGAAGAAAGGAACCATATTGTTGTTTTAGAAGCTCTATTGAACATCTGGCGTCCATCATCACATGTTCACATCCTCCTAAAGGAAGGAGGTCGGTACAGAATCTTCCAGCTAGCCGCATCTCAATCCAAAGGCAAGTTGGAGGCGGCTAATATACAGCTAACGGCTACCAAGAAAACTCAGTATCTACAGCTGCCGGTAAATTTCTTGATCCTAACCGTTGACTTGCAAATGTTAATTAAGCTAAAGCTTTAAGTATCAGCAGTAAATGTTCAAAATTCTACATCTTTAGGTCTCTCAAGAGATTCTGGCGCATATTTATAAGCCGAGGGAATGTCTGAGGTTCAGCGAGATATTGGAGCCCTGTTTCCAACCCACCTGCTCTGAAGTGGATTTGGTGGGATATGTAGTTTATCTCAGGAAAGAAACAGGTATCCTGTAGTTTTTAAAGTATCATGTTTAAATTATGAATGGAATCTTTATCAGGATGGATAATAACAATTATTCACATGAGGGTGGGGGGCTGGAAGTTCCCATTCTAAGTGTGACAGGGCAAGTTTGGAGTTAAGCTGCTTATTCTTGTTAAAGCAGGCTTCATGTCGTGAATGATACTTTGGGAAATTACTTAAATCAGTAATAATCTCCTGGTgatttaaataattatttaataCAGTTAAGTAAGTAATCTTGATTTAAATGTACCTTACGCTTAGATAATGAAAGCACTCAGTCCCTTAAGCTTAGATAATGAAAGATTTCCCCCTTAAGCTTTACTGTATCTCACTCCATTTCTGAGGGTGCCCTGTTACTCAGGCGCAGTTTTTTGGAGGTGCAGGAAGGCAAAAGGCAGAATCGCTCTTCAAATGGGATCCAGTGCACATTCCTTGCTTTTATGAACCACACTACAAAAATCACTGAAGGTTCTGTAGATCTGATGTGATATAGGTAAATTATCTAGTTTTGGAAAACATGAAAAAACAGACCTAACACAAAGTTGCTCAATTGTGTCTGTTATTTTAAATCAGCAAAATGGTTCAAATGGAAACATCAAAATGTAAAAATTTAATGTAATAAATGAAGTaatgttttcatttcatttctaggTTCCTCTGTGTTGTATTTGTCAGATGAAAATTGTAATCTGATAGCAGTCCAGATCTATGCAGATTTTAAGCAGCTTGCTCTTGAAGACATTATTATTCCTACTAAGTTAATTTCTGCAACCAATCTTAAGTGGCAACCTAAACTTAGATCAGACATTCCAGTGTTGTTTGCTGGAGATCTTACTGCATTTTCTTCAAATCCAAAGGAAAGACATCTTCAAGGGAAATTTAATGAACTGAAAAACATTATAGAGGTAAGCATTGCTAATTTCTAgtgaaatccagtagcaccttaaagactaacaaaatttctggcagggtatgagttttcgtgagccacagctcacttcttcagataccaagtgAAATCATTAGGGGTATTAAGGTCAAGCATCTGGAGTTCTCAGGATATGTTTTCTTTAAACTACTTTATGCAGACATCATCTCAGATCCTGAAAGCAAACTAGAAAAGAAGGCTTATGAAGCACTTAAATGAAAAATGGCCGTGACACCATGTATGTGATGGCTGTATGTGATGGCTGTATGTGATGGCTGCTTGACATGTCCATGCACACTTTCCATTCCTTCCCTTGCATGCAGAGCACAATGATAGGCTTCCTTGTTTGTGAAGCCTTCTGTCAAAACTCCAGTTGGCTGTGATGTCTGAACTAGGAATGGTTTATAATCCCTGTTTATGGGGAGGAAGCCAAACTTGTTTGCCCAGGTCCATGCATCTGGACAATATGGCAACTTGGAGTGAAGTCTTCCCAAACCAGGAAGCTTTCAAACATGCTCCGCATGCAAGAGGAGGAAGGATGTCTGCTGGTGTGGCAGACGAGTCAGGATGGTGCCTGTCATTAATGGGTTCATACCATCTGATGACATGAAGAAGTTACTGTGGTAAAAACTTTGCTCCCTGCTAAAATTAGTCCAGTAGCCTAAATTGCCCCAGCCatatcttgtcagaccttggaagttaAGGagagtcagccatggttagtacttgagagactggggttgctatgcagaggaaggcaatggcaaactgcctctgctcatctcttgccttgaaaacactcaTTAAAATACCCATTCGACTGGTATGGAGGACTTTGAGCTTTGGTCATCAAATTAATATTTACATTTTCTCTCAGGCATTTTGCTGATTGGTGGCTTTGCTTTTTTCCTTTTGCTGTGTCACTCCTATTAATGGTGTTGCCTTTAATGAGATATATTTTATGCTAcctatttttattatttgtcactgttttattatatatttgatACTAGTAAGTTTACTGTATTTGTTGAATGTTTTATTAACATTTGTAGTTGTCAGTTTTATCAGTTGATTGTCTGTATTGTAAACTTCCCCAGAATCAAGCTGCCCAAGAGCATACAGCATAAATGCTTGAAATAAATACAAAGGTTATTTTTAATGGAAACCCTCTTATTTTGTCCCGTAGAACAACAGCTATTTTGTCAAAGATGTTCAACAGAGGCTTATGAATTTGCTTCAGGCAACTGCTTGTGAGTCAGCTAACTTGCCCAAAGAATGTGGCTTGAATCCTTTCCCCTGGAAATCTAGTGCAAGAAATACACATTCAGTAAGTTTATTAAATGTTTTGACATGATAAATGCTTGCAGGGGAGCTATAACAAAAACCTTTAAATAAATATACTCTTGAGAGCATAATATTTATCTGTCTTGTCTTTGGGTAGAAACAACTGAGGGAATTTAAACCTAAAGTCTTTTTTCACTGTCAATTAGATCGCAACTCCTACCGGTGAACTAAAACATCAGAGCCCATTGACTGTTGGAAAGCTGAATTCAACACCGACAGTTTCACTAGACTCAGAAGAAATGACCCAAGATCTACAAGAAACTTCTAAGAACTATAAGAAAAGGAAAGCACTGGACCTGCTCAGTCGagtaccttcccctcccccagtcaaGCCAGTCTGCACATTTGTTTCCCCATCTCTGAAAAAGGCATTTCAGCCACCCCGGAGTTGTGATACCCACCATGCAAGATCATTAGAACGAGCAGCCTGTAAGTCTGTGAAAACACCTTCCCTGAAAAGATTAAATGAGACTCTTGAAAACAATTTTGTTGCTGATGAAGAACTTGCCATGATAAATACACAAGCCCTTTTAAATAACTTTCTGAAAGAGAGAAAAGCTGCCTTTACAGATAAAGCTACTCATGCAGTAGTTAATGATTCACCAGATAGCTGTTTGCCGAGAGAGACTACTTCCCAGTCAGCTGGCAGAAAAAATACATTGCAAGAGAGTAAGGAAGGAACTGAGACTCCTGGAAAGGGCATCAGTAAAACGAAGAGTTCATGGGCTGTGCCGAAGGAACAGCAAAGACGACAAAGACAGAAATAGTAATAAAAGCCTGTAcgtttattgtatgttttaatatTTAAAGGACACTTTCACACTTGGAATATTGGTTTCCCTGTTTTGCCTATTGTACATAATTCAGTTCAAAATAAAGATCAGTGAAATGATGTGTCCTTTACAAAACGGAATACTGAGAGCCCAACAAGAGTAGTGGTGAATTTTACAAATTCCTGAAATGCAATGGTGATCCATGTTTATAGAAGTAccagcaggggacccacaaggacttgcggggggggggggatctcatttccccttcactatttcatctttcttttctttgaaaaCTCCCATCGCCTTTCCCATTTCTTCccgccaacctacttttatctgtgcatcttcagctttctctcctttaTTCCCCCAGTAGCCTCTACCTGGACAACTATGACTGAGTTGtgaggtgccagcctccaggccaagcccagttgtgtgtgtgtgggaggggtgaCCCACAGCAACTTGCACTTTCCCCTGTACACCCCTCgccacaccatttcctctttccttcccagaATGCTGTAGCAGTAAAAAATGGCAAACTATGTGGTAGAgagtattaggaaagggactaaaaataaaatggctgatatATGTAGATCAATGGTGTGGccttatttggaatactgtgcacagttctcatcactatatctcaaaaaggacattgcagagatggaaaaagtaaagaagagggcaaccaagatgattctggggttggagcaccttccctatgaagaaaggctgaattTAAATCCTTAAAAACTGTCAAGACTTTGAAAATGTTTCTGGTTCTTTAGCAGGGCCAACTAATCAGTTACAAAAGCAAACTACTACCCAGGATAATTTCTGGAATTTTTCTTATGTTTTGGATTCTATGTTATTTTCAGAAGTTTGTATACTGTTCAGAAGAGTTAATATGATTGGGTGCCttcattgtttattttaaaacagtaaacACAGTCataatgggggggaaatgaacaGATCCCAGCTTGTGTTAAATTCATAAAACACATAATGCTAAAAATATACAAAGTAGATTCACTCATTCTgtcacattatttttttttaaactagcaaTTTTAAGACATTTGACATAATGCTGCCACCTGGGCTACATATTTACTGCCCTGTTTTACCTTTGTTCATTCTATCAGTAAAAAGAGGTCCACTGCCTTGAAGAGCTTAGAGGCTGATGTAGCAAATACATAGCTGCAGTGGAGGCATGTGGGAaacaaagaaaagcagaaaagatTTTAGAGATTTAGATAAGAGTTAAAGAAAATAACACAGCTCTGAATGTTGATAAAGCAGTGTCAACTATACCTCCATTAAGTTATACATTAATCTAAGACATATAATTTTAATATTTGCTCTATCTTCCCCGTATCACCcactttttaaatatgctactgtCAGGGCTGTCGTGCTTGTTCCAGACTGGAAGAGTCCTCACAATAATTTGTATGAAGTACAGCCTGATTACAAACTATCAGGGTTTTGTATTAACAAATCTTGAAGGCtgtgttaaaaaaaagaatgagaaATAATGAAAGAATTCAGAGGATGAATAAAGCTCCAGATTGGTACAGCAGCAAAGGAAATCTATGTGAAGATATAACTAGTTTACAGAGTGAAAAGTGGAGAGACAATGAGGCTACCATAGGCAAATATCAGTACGGAAATGTAAATACAGCACACTTAATATGGAATGTAAAATAAAGTTGGTCCTGAGGAATGGGGGTCTCCAACTTAATTACATTCTTTAAATCTAGGCGTTTCCAGATATATGCTGCTGCCAGCCAAGTCCAAAGCAAACCCCAAACGGCCCTGGCAATGGCACTGGTAAGTCTGACCAAGTACAACCCTCATCTTTTTTTTCCTACTTTGCTGGCACAAAAACAGCCTCACACATAGGCATTGAAGTTTTTTGTTAAAGCAGCAAAACAGGAAACTAAGTATTGCATAAATTTcaactccctcccccaaagctgttttggggaaggggaatggaAAAATGGCTTCAAAAGTTCCAGAGCCATCCCATCTCTAAGTAGAACCTTGTCCAACTGTAAGGTCTAATAGACTGGAGAGTTTGTATGCAGAccttaaatttttttattaaaatgcaaTTGTTTAGATCTCATGGTCAAAAACGACATAAAGCTTaataagcaaaaaaataaatctcaGGAAGTAGGATTCTCTACAATTATCTGACATATCACTTATGCACATACTTTTTACCaaaaataaatgcattaaaaCACCAGTGACAACCTATTGAACGTATGGGTGCTGTTCCCTTACTACTAGCAGTATATGAGCACGTTGGCTTACTGGCTTACTTCACAAGTATTGAAGTAATTGCTGACAGTTACTGGGGTGCTTTGTCAGGTACACAGTCCTGATGGGAGGTGGCCTGTCCAAAACAcagagaaagtgtgtgtgagaaagagattATGGGAAGAATAGTACAAGTACGTATAATTTACTCTTTGGTCTGGAACTGTAGCTTGGATTAGTGACAAGAACAGGTGATTAAAACGTCAATCTAGTTCAGTAGAAAAATATAAACCTAGTACAAAATTGctaaaaaagtaaaacaatatACAACTTCGTAAGAACACTAAAAGACCCCGTGGAAATCACTCCTACTACTAAATGATCTTTCATTTGTGGAGCGGATGTGAGCTCTTCTGTTGGAGAATCCTGAACTTGGATGGCAAAAGTCTCCAGTGTTGCGAACTCCATGGGATCTGTTGACATGTCTAGCTGGTTCTTCACAATGAAGCACAATATTGAAGGTAACATCATGCTCATACTGTTCTTTCATCCACTGTATCTTTTCTTTTGGAACACCATGGATATTGCGTCTGTACAATAAGTCAAAAgagaaaaacatatattcaaatccCTGGTCAATTAATGTAATCTGGGTCTTAACTTTCCCTAAGAATGTGGACAAACAGAAAGTGAACTGGACGTGAGGTTGGATCTTACAGTCTATATCCACTGGCATAAGGACCCTCCCACTAGCAGATTTCTTGCCAATTCCCTCCCACTGCAAATCCCCAATACATGGCCAGCACTGTTCCTGGGTATCCCTGAAACTCACAAGCAGTGTTTCCTGCCACCCCATAACGTCCCAAATGTTCATTTTACAAATAAGTAAAATCcaatgaaaataaaatgtatCAAAATATGTCCATGTGGCAGAATGTTTCTACTTTCAATGtttcagtttttctttctttttttatctgAATACATAAAATATGCTTTGATAATTTATGGCAAAAATATACCTTGCTAGCTCACGAACGTTGAATTTCCAGCGTGTATCTGGCTCCTGAAATATAACTTCATAGTTGTTTTCAAGTGCCTAATGTGAAAAAATGCAGTTTGTAATCTGTATTATTTAAAAAGTTGTTCATAGTATAGCATTTTCCATGTTAATTTTTACcaccaccatggggggggggattgggagaCAACCCCCCCAACTATGCTGTCACAAACCAGCCATTCACAATTATAAAATTGAACAGCTGGCAAAGGAAGAAGTCCTAGACCTTGTAGTTTTACATACAATTTGTGGGTATCTGAATTAATTTTACTTAAAACCATGCTAAAGCTCTAACAAAATCACACTCCAGAATAATACAGGGAACAGGCTATACTGTTAAAACTATACATTTGGTGTGATACTTTACAGTTTCTAAAACTATGGCTCTTGATATTTCTCCATCTTTAGTTTTACAAGATTTCTAATCAATATGGTAAATTAGAAAGTGCAACAGCAAAAATTCTGATGGTGTTGTGATTCCAAACAAGTAGCCAACTTCTGACAAAAAATGTGTATTCTCCACAAAAAGTAGCAAAGCTGTTAGACATGCAGCATACTATAAATGCTGTGCTCTCAATACAGAAGGTTATGAGGTATGGACACTGAAAATGCTGCCCTGTTAAAATATTAAAGCAGTCAAAGCTGCATCGAACATAGGGGGTGAAGGGAAATTAGCAGACTGCCCTAGAGATTCTAGAATTTATTAGTGACTTTTCCAGTTTCTGAAATATCAAAAATTGTATATGCATGGGAAGGTACAAAAGATGTCTCACCATGAGTAATGGCATTGACACTGTTCAGTCAGGTGCCTGTGCCAGTCACAATTCACCTCCATATGTTAGCTGAAGGATACGCTGTATTCAGAGTGTCCCTCCAACTGGGCTCACAGCACTAATAGTGCCTGTGGAAAGACACCTGTATCCTTTTGCACTGATTACAATAGTATATTaatttccacacacaaaaaaaagaattATCTGTATGGAGCCAAGAATTCTTTCAGaatggaaggattttttttaatatgctgaagCATGGCTCATATCTCAGTGGCAGACCACACATTTTGTTTGCATAAGGTCCTCAATTCGATCCCTTCAGCTAAAAACAGGACCAGGGTAACAAGGCTGAGAAAGAGCCATAGGTTGGACTACTGTTGCTACTCAGAATAAACTCCGtcaggctagatggaccaatgggtcATACTCAATGTAAGGCAATTTACAATGAAACCTcagattatttatttcatttatactacgtctttctccccaacgggaagccaaatcagcttacattgttttatgcgccaccattttatcctcacaccaaccctgtgaggtaggtttggctgagtgtGACAGATTCAAGGATACCCACCAAACGTCCATGGCAGAGTCAAACCTGGGTGTTCCACATCCTAGTCCAGGActgtaaccattacactacactggaTCTCAGAAACAAAAATGCTGGTTGTGCGGGTTGCTTTGGTGTGTGCTATTCATTGGTATAGCTTATGGTATAGATAGCAATGTGGAACCCCCAAACATTACCAGCACGTTTttgcataagaacctaagaaaggccatgctggatcagaccaagattcatcaagtctagcagtctgctcacacagtggccaatcaggtgcttctaggaagcccacaaacaagacaactgcagtggcatcctgcctgtgtcccacatcacctaataggcatgctcctctgatcctggagaataggcatgcatcatgattagtatccatttttactagtagccatgaatacccctctcctccatgaacacgcccactctcctcttaaagcattccaagttacATGTATATAGCAACAGATTAATATACAGAAAATAGCTTTGAATTATTTGTGGTTTCTGAAAACCAGTTTTTGTGCTAAAATACGCTGCCAACAAAGTTTActataataaaacaagatggagCTGAGGTTTTAACTGGATAGGAAACCCAACTCAGTTGGAGCCTTTCTGGCcttgaacaaaaatatttttttttttgacagaagGTTTAAGGTTTGAGATATATTTAAATCTGTTACAGGCTGCTGCAGCTCTTCTGCCTTCCTCAAAAACTACGGATGATGTTTGTTCATTGCTTATGGCTAAACATTAAGTATTACAAGAGGGTACAATTTTCCCTACCATTATCACATATGGCTTCATTTCCCAAGCGTGGATGTTGGTATTATCAATAATAACGGGGGATTTCCCATTCTTCATTGCTTTACGTGCTGCAACATAATaatgtaaatgttttaaaagacCAGACAATCGGTGGAACCAGTCATCCTGTATCTATGTAGCTGTCCTAAATGAGTCTTTGGCAACTTTGTGTAGCAAAGGTGGTGAGATGGTCttgagaatggagcattgtttactcaccgtgaatgctccttctctcctgaggcgaaggcgtcttgatttgtgggttatttccttccatcatcgggtaggcaggac
This sequence is a window from Euleptes europaea isolate rEulEur1 chromosome 12, rEulEur1.hap1, whole genome shotgun sequence. Protein-coding genes within it:
- the N4BP2L1 gene encoding NEDD4-binding protein 2-like 1 codes for the protein MDESLVLALGGLSLQARAPGRAPPRRRRFSKSLYLLRGLPGSGKSTLARQLKREFPSAVVFSTDDYFFTEDGTYIFDPDCLEDAHKWNQKRARKAMKNGKSPVIIDNTNIHAWEMKPYVIMALENNYEVIFQEPDTRWKFNVRELARRNIHGVPKEKIQWMKEQYEHDVTFNIVLHCEEPARHVNRSHGVRNTGDFCHPSSGFSNRRAHIRSTNERSFSSRSDFHGVF